The following coding sequences are from one Oncorhynchus clarkii lewisi isolate Uvic-CL-2024 chromosome 20, UVic_Ocla_1.0, whole genome shotgun sequence window:
- the LOC139375861 gene encoding beta-1,3-galactosyltransferase 2-like — MHQPRCSSLRNSRHVTTVIGNKGLFAHDKHLTRCHRCPSEVVHTATMQWRRRYCCTHVARLLSLLSLLVVLVILRHQDWLPGIKGPTLRRENSVAYTEGGLHSIDKGNHSSSQIQLRDAPVPPAPPKMNANLSSPQADTSPQRVTGLESSLATNASLSGEVGLGGLLTLEPYTYIINEPNKCWEGDPEPLLVLLIATEAQQVEAREAIRQTWGNESVVPGLVRLFLLGVKEGGVGHLQQSSLEAESRRHHDIIQQDFMDTYNNLTIKTLMGMHWVAAHCPGANYVMKTDSDMFVNTEYLVHKLLQPKNQPKRDYFTGYLMKGYAPNRNKNSKWYMSHELYPSERYPTFCSGTGYVFSGDLAGKIYRASLGIRRLHLEDVYTGICLAKLRIEPTPPPNEFLFNHWRVSYSSCKYSHLITSHQFHPNELLKYWHHLQRNKHNACINTFND; from the coding sequence ATGCACCAGCCCAGGTGTAGTTCCCTCAGGAACTCCCGACACGTCACCACTGTCATCGGCAATAAAGGTTTGTTCGCACACGACAAGCACCTGACCAGGTGTCACCGCTGCCCAAGTGAGGTGGTGCACACAGCTACCATGCAGTGGAGAAGGCGCTACTGCTGCACGCACGTCGCCaggctcctgtctctcctctccttgctGGTGGTCCTGGTCATCTTGCGTCATCAGGACTGGCTGCCGGGCATCAAGGGCCCAACATTGCGGAGGGAGAACTCAGTGGCTTACACCGAGGGAGGACTACACTCCATAGACAAAGGAAATCACAGCTCCTCACAGATTCAATTGAGGGATGCACCGGTTCCCCCTGCACCTCCGAAAATGAATGCCAACCTCAGTTCCCCTCAGGCGGACACCTCTCCACAGCGGGTTACGGGACTGGAGAGCTCGCTGGCGACTAATGCTAGCTTGAGCGGAGAGGTCGGGCTAGGGGGCCTGCTGACATTGGAACCCTACACTTACATCATCAACGAGCCCAACAAGTGCTGGGAGGGCGACCCAGAACCCTTACTGGTGCTGCTGATAGCCACGGAGGCCCAGCAGGTGGAGGCCAGGGAGGCCATCCGGCAAACATGGGGAAACGAGAGCGTGGTCCCAGGCCTTGTCCGGCTTTTCTTGCTGGGTGTGAAGGAGGGCGGGGTGGGCCACCTGCAGCAGAGCAGCCTGGAGGCAGAGAGCAGGAGGCACCATGACATCATCCAACAGGACTTCATGGACACGTACAACAACCTGACCATCAAAACCCTGATGGGCATGCACTGGGTGGCCGCGCACTGCCCAGGCGCCAATTACGTCAtgaagacagacagtgacatgtTTGTCAACACCGAGTATCTCGTCCACAAGCTGCTCCAGCCCAAAAATCAGCCAAAACGTGACTATTTCACAGGCTACCTGATGAAGGGCTATGCGCCCAACAGGAATAAGAACAGCAAGTGGTATATGTCCCATGAGCTGTATCCCAGCGAGAGGTACCCCACCTTCTGCTCAGGAACTGGTTACGTGTTCTCGGGGGACCTGGCGGGGAAGATCTACAGGGCCTCTCTAGGCATTCGCAGGCTGCATCTGGAGGACGTCTACACGGGCATCTGCCTGGCAAAGCTGCGGATCGAACCCACACCGCCACCCAATGAGTTCCTGTTCAACCACTGGCGGGTGTCCTACTCCAGCTGCAAGTACAGCCACCTTATCACCTCCCACCAGTTTCACCCCAACGAACTGCTCAAGTACTGGCACCACCTGCAGCGCAACAAGCACAACGCCTGCATCAACACATTCAACGACTAG
- the LOC139375859 gene encoding RNA-binding protein RO60, with product MEPSGQDANDHGQNSVGDGEHPWEVTDMTRLRRFICYGSEMAIYDTKEHRLGMESALALLSLLQEGRGCEVVEEVKRLALEGRPVRANPSLFALAVCSQHLDLNTRQGAFRALSDVCRAPEHLFTFIQYKKEVKERMRCGIWGRALRKAVSDWYNKQDAMGLALAVTKYKTREGWSHQDLLRLSHAKPANEAIVLISKYVMKGWKEVQGAYADKENSEEVIKVLSYLEAVEKVKHSADEMEVSHLIEEHSLEREQLLTDHLRSKVVWKALLKEMPMESMLRTLGKMTADQVLEPGSSDVAEVCERIQSEAALKKAKLHPFSVLTASENYKRGQGNRGKVKWEPNVDIIKALDSAFYKCFTNVEPAGKRFVVAVDISTSLSSIVKGTSVSTAVAAAAMTMVFARTEAETQVMAYSEGAIVPCTITEGMSLRQVATELVKIPSGYTDCALPILWASEKRITVDMFIIFTNSACWHGEANPTECLRMYRHKMGIFSKLMVCGLTSNGLSIADPAEDRGMLDLCGFDLGAIEVIRNLALDLI from the exons ATGGAGCCATCGGGACAGGATGCCAACGACCACGGCCAAAACTCAGTTGGCGACGGTGAGCACCCATGGGAGGTAACAGACATGACCAGGCTCCGCCGCTTCATCTGCTACGGCTCAGAAATGGCCATCTATGACACCAAGGAGCACCGGCTGGGCATGGAGAGTGCCCTGGCTCTGCTCTCCCTGCTACAGGAGGGCAGGGGTTgcgaggtggtggaggaggtcaAAAGGCTAGCTCTGGAGGGCAGGCCAGTCAGGGCCAACCCTTCCCTGTTCGCCTTAGCTGTGTGCTCCCAACATTTGGACCTGAATACCAGACAGGGGGCGTTCCGAGCCCTGAGTGACGTGTGCCGGGCCCCCGAGCACCTCTTCACCTTCATCCAATACAAGAAGGAGGTGAAAGAGAGGATGCGGTGCGGGATATGGGGACGGGCCCTGAGGAAAGCGGTGTCGGATTGGTACAACAAACAGGACGCCATGGGTCTGGCTCTGGCGGTGACCAAGTATAAAACAAGAGAGGGCTGGTCGCATCAGGATCTACTCAGACTCTCCCATGCCAAGCCTGCTAATGAAG CGATCGTGTTGATCAGTAAATACGTTATGAAAGGATGGAAGGAGGTCCAGGGGGCGTACGCCGACAAGGAGAACTCGGAGGAGGTGATCAAAGTCCTCTCATACCTGGAAGCGGTTGAGAAGGTCAAACACAGTGCAGATGAGATGGAGGTCAGCCATCTAATAGAGGAGCATAGTCTGGAGCGGGAACAACTTCTGACAGACCACCTGAGGTCCAAAGTG GTATGGAAGGCATTGTTAAAGGAGATGCCCATGGAGTCAATGCTAAGGACCCTGGGTAAGATGACCGCAGACCAAGTCCTGGAACCAGGAAGCTCAGACGTGGCAGAGGTGTGCGAGAGGATCCAGAGTGAGGCGGCTTTAAAGAAG GCAAAACTCCACCCTTTCAGCGTCTTGACAGCCTCGGAAAACTACAAAAGGGGCCAAGGCAACCGGGGGAAAGTGAAATGGGAACCAAACGTTGACATCATAAAAGCGCTGGACTCTGCTTTCTACAAATGTTTCACA AACGTGGAGCCGGCGGGGAAGCGCTTTGTGGTGGCGGTGGACATTAGCACATCACTGAGCAGCATCGTTAAGGGGACCTCCGTCAGCACAGCTGTAGCGGCTGCAGCCATGACCATG GTTTTTGCGCGGACGGAGGCAGAGACACAGGTTATGGCCTACTCTGAAGGAGCTATAGTTCCTTGCACCATCACTGAAGGCATGTCTCTTCGACAAGTAGCAACCGAGCTGGTCAAG ATCCCCAGTGGTTATACAGACTGCGCTCTCCCCATCCTGTGGGCCTCGGAGAAGAGGATCACTGTGGACATGTTCATCATATTCACCAACAGTGCCTGCTGGCATGGCGAGGCCAATCCAACGGAGTGTCTGAGGATGTACAGACAT AAAATGGGTATCTTCTCCAAACTTATGGTGTGTGGGTTGACCTCCAACGGCCTATCCATCGCTGACCCCGCCGAGGACAGGGGCATGCTGGACCTCTGCGGCTTTGACCTGGGAGCCATAGAGGTCATCCGTAACCTAGCCCTGGACCTGATCTGA